ACGTTGCatgtgtggtggtgggggaaCTGGAGGACGCTGGAGTGGGATTATACCAGGCCGGGCACCAAGCAGACCACCAGTGGGGGGTTGGAGGTTTCCTGGAGGTCCACCTACCTGGTTACCTGAAGgggaaacaaatacaaaatacagcTTTAAGTCTAATTCAACTTTCATTACTGTCCAAAAGCACCGTAATATCCCATTCACAACAAATTTGACCATTTAAAAAGCACTAACTGGCCTAAATATCTGGTCCTGCATTTCCACTTGATAAATAAAATACTGCGTGTCCACCAATCAAAGACTCTTGAAGCACTATTCTGTATTTAATAATGAAATCTCACCCAGTTTAAGATCCTGCCAGTTCGGCGAAGCTCAACAGTAATTTTACAGCAGAATAAGAAACAACAGAAGCACTTTGGTGAAAAGtccagagaggaagacaaactAACCCAAAGGTGCCATCTGGTTGTTGAAGATGTTCGGACCCTCCAGGACCTCGTCATTTTTCCTGTTGCCCAGACCTGCTGGGTCCTGAGGCGGGTCTTCAACTCCCCCTTTGGAAGAAGGTGGGGGACCTAGAGGCATTGCACCTGGAGGAGGAAAACCTGGGAGAAGAGGGGTGAGAGGAGTTAGAGCGCTTCCATGCCAGTCTGGTTTGGCACAAGCGAACTCTGGTGACAACTGACCTCTGAAAAGGTGGACTGGTGCAGTTTGCTGTGGTGGACCAACAACAAGATTTCAGATATCTGTACCTCACATAAATCAGTCTGCTCAAAGCTACATGTCAAGGAAGCAATCTCATGAGAAATCTGTATAAATTTCTATAGATTTATGCAAAATAATTTGGTAACTACAGGAACACGCACGTGTACAAGGCAAGCACGGGTGAGAGGATTGTCCACAATCAGAGAGTGAAAAGGAGTTAAAACAGCATTGTGTTGGGCTTGCGTTCTAGACTATGTATTTTGGCAGTTTCTTCTTAAAACGTGAGCAAAACGAGACGGCTCTATTTTGTCCCATTTTTTCATTACcttcaaaaattattttttcatgagCTCTTGTGACACCAGATAACACAAGTTAGCATGAGGAGGTGTGAAGTGTCACAGGAATTTGATTTCCACGCATGGGTCCATGAACAGCTGATGATGAAGGATGACATTCACAATAACTGGCCAGTGAATGAGTCGCCAGCCAATCCATATCGCTTCTTGGTTTGTTTATAGTAAGCCGGTGTGGCAATGTATCATTCAGGCCAAATGACTTGAACTACAGGTGTGAAATCAACCTTAATTTGTGTGTACATTGCTGATGAACATCATCAATGGGCActgtgtcagacagagaaactgaatGAAAGCCAGTGAGAAATGGTTTGATGGCAGCTGTAATAGGTGCTACCTGGTGGCATCTGCATGGGATTGAAGCCAGGTCtgatgaaaggaggaggggggacgCCTGGGGGGAAGGAAGGCGGAGGCATGCCTATGGGACCAGGAAAGACGGGAGGCTGGAGAGAACCCACACCAACCATTGGCTGCTGCATTGGAGGAACCTGAGAACATTTACAGGGATTTACTGAAGATTTCAAATGAGAAACTTATTGGTTATACTTCCCAGTGGCACTCTGGAGAAACACAGGAGTTAATCAGcttcatcaaaacaacaaaaaaaaaacaaacaaaaaaatcatcttaTCCACACCAGCTTATCATACTACATACTTTCAACAGTACATCCATATTAACATAGCAGAGACAGATCAACACATGTCTGACGCTAAGAGTTTAAAACACTGGTGACATTGTGCAGCTGTTGTTTACCTGTGCCAgatgagcagctgcagcagccacaggtAGCACTTGTGTCTCCTCAGGCTGCTGCGACTCTGAACGGCCGTTGTGGGTGAGTTCCTCCGGGATGTCAAGAGTCTTCCTCACACCACTCCACTCTGAAAAATAAGGACACAATTCTGACCCATGGAAAAGGCTAAATCGTGATACaatcacctgttgccaatgaACCTGTTGAgctgtggaatgttccaaacaggtgcaCTTTCccactgttttcaattaattatGTGTCAAAAAGGACTGACAACTTATcgcattcatttttatttatgttttacactgcATCCCAACTCTTCTGGGCTTAGGGTTGTACTACTTTCTAATGTGTCTGTCAGAGTTTTTACCTGGTGATAAGGTGTCTAAATCCAGTATTCCTCCTTCCTTTAGCTCCTCCAACTGAGCCTCTCTGATTTTAGACCAAGGTATGTAAGTGACACCCAGCTCCACGTCCCAATACTGTTTAAACTCAGCCTTTATGCCCTTGTTCAAAGCCCAAGCAATCtgtcaagaaataaacaaaaaaacagctctttATTCAAAAAGGAAATTCTCAGCTCTCTctttgatttgacattttgttgagCAGTGCTTTACTAAGCAGCAATCTATGTGGCTCACTCACCTTGATGGCTTTCTGGTTCACTTTGTGAGACCCTCTGCTAAGCTTCTGTAGAGCCCTGAAGGCATCTTGCCTGTGTATCATGACAATGTAGGCACAGCCACGTGGAGGGATCATCTTAACACGAGAGGAGGACAAACAGAtgagtgaggaaaaaaacaagaagagccTGATTTCCATTTTGTTAGttgagactgtttcataaacAGGTAGAGCATTTGGcaaacatttggaaaatgaCAGTCTGATTTTGGACAGCTAATCGTCTGTATTTTAATCAGCATTTTACTAACATAAACATCAAGTATTAACAAGAAAGCTAAGGCCGTGAGCTGCCGATATaataacacacaaaatataCCATTATCAATGTACTATAAACTTTCATCTTTGGATGAGGAATGAGAAAATGATGTCATtccaacaaacacagcatgtaTCTGATATTTATGAGTCCACTTACATTGATGGACTCTATTTGCCCAAACTCCTCCAGTAAACAGGCAACATCTTGCTGCTGTGTTCTCTTGTCTAACTGGCCCACCCAGAGGGTTGTACTGcaaactgaaagagagacagaaaaaggtaACATGGACAAAAACTTAGAAAGGTCAAAATATATGCAATACTTTGAATCAAAGGGAGGgaaattatttgaaaaacacagcGACCTCATCCAAAGACAACAATTATGAAACTACTAAAAAACACACTACGCACATCTATCCACTTGAATAAATATGACCATAAAAAGATTATGACTCAACTGCTTAGTGTCTCGCTCTTGGGCGGCGGAAGCCCTTTCTGGCGTCGCTCtcgctccttctccctctccctgcgcTCCTGCGAGCGAGAGCGTGGAGAATGGTGACGACGGTCTCTAGAGCGCGAGCGGGATCGCCTGTGCCTGGATCGCCGTGTACGGGAATTAGACCGTGACCTCCTCCGCTTCGGAGAcctggagaaaaagaaagacattgCAACTCATCATAAATGAGCACTGAAAAGCTTatctacaaaacacaaaatagatGGTAAAGAACAAATTCACAGTGCTGACATATTACTTCTCATTTCAGATGCTTACTTGGAGCCTGAGTGTGACCGTCGACCATGTCTGCCATCCCTCATAGATGAACGGTCCATATCCATTGACAGATCCTGATGTGGTGTGGAAAAGACATGTTCATTATTTATCGGAAAGCTAGACTGGTTGCTGttatacatttaattttttacCAGATACAGCTGTTTGTGAATTGTTCTGCcatctgatttcaattttaatgaaaatataaatactggaacactgaaaatgcattttaccAACTGAATTTACACTAAAAATGGCTTGTTATATGTTACATATACTTTGTACTATTCTTAAATGTACCTGTTGCTGGACGGTATTGTGAGGAGGGCATACTCCTGGGAAGCCTGGAGGCCCAGTAGAACCAGGGAGAGGCTGCCCTGGTAAATTGTGCCCCATATGAGGCATCATAATTGGGAAGCTTTGCCCTGGTGGTAAACCAAAGGCCTGGAGCTGGCCATTTGGAGGCAGAGGAACCTGAGAAAAAGGCGAGAATAAATGCTGTGCACATACAACAGGGTTTCCCAAATATAAGCTTCATTTGATAGAAAAATGTTTGTCCCTAACTAcatttatttccatattttttacatatattaCCTCTTCTCATTAAGGGGATGCCTTCCACGAATGAGAAGTACAGTTGTGGTCAAAAGTTTACATACACTTGTAAAGGACATAATGTCATGGCTCTCTCAGTGGAACTGGTGCTTTACAGAGAGTTAAATGGGATAATGAAGAAGGAGGATTACCTTCAAATTCTTCAAGATAACCTAAAATCATCAGCCCAAAGGTTGGGTCTTGGGCACAGCTAAATGTGTtccaacaggacaatgaccccaaacaaacatcaaaagtGGTAATGGAATGGCTAAATCAGGCTAGAATTAAGGTTTTAGAATGGCCTTCCCAAAGTCCTGACTTAAACCCTATCAAGAACATGTGGGCAATGCTGAAGAAACAAGTCCATGTCAGAAAGCCAACGAATTTAACTGAACTGCACCAATTTTGTCAAGAGGAGTGGTCAAAGATTCAACCGGAAGCTTGCCAGAAGCTTGTGGATGGCTACCAAAAGTGCCTAATTGAAGTGAAAATGGCCAAAGGCATGTAACCAAATATTAGCAttgctgtatgtatatttatgaCCCAGCAGATTTGgtcacttttttctgtttaccCATAATAAAGTCATAAAAGAACCAAACTATATGAACGTTTTTTGTTACAAAGAAGTATCTGTTCTAGTTTTTCTATCAGAGAAAGAAACTTGTAGAAATAACTGGAAACTCAAGAGAGACATGACATTATGTTCTTTATAAGTGTATATAAACTTTGACCACAACTGTATATACTGtggtgtttgtatttgtatatgtaTTATTGCTACGTAattttataataacaatgaaaataaaacaaagatcaAATAATTAGATGTCTAGGCTTGTCAGGAGGTTCTTtttcaattgaaaatgtttgtactTATTACCTGTTGTGAGATGTCTTGTGACATGTTAATCATCTGCGGTTTAAAGTGCTCCATGTGCTGTAGGAAGGCTGGAGGCTGCTGCATTCTGTGATGATAAAAaatacctcatcagcttcacagcttttagttcatttttaaaaatcaattagAGCTTCCCACTTCTTGgcaacacacagctgatggaGTATAAATAAAGGGCTTACAGGGAGGGCTGTGAGGAGATTTCATCCTTCCTTGCTTCTTCTCCAACTTCTGGCTCGTCATCATAGTCAAAACGGTCCAACAATTTCTaagggagagaaaaataattaatatgtAGTAAAAAGTCGACAAATTATGACGTTTTCAACGTGGAGCTTATACACCTTTACATTACTTGAGCTGTGTTATTAAGTGTCTAAACAGTATCTGACCTCTGCCATGTTGTTCAGAGTTCATTTACTTATCGAGAGCgtatgaaaatacaaaaacgcACTGCCACCTTGTCAAAGGCTGTCTTCTGGTGGGTGGGTTGGGTAGGCAGGGGAGGCTGCAGGGCGACCATGCCCAGGCCAGTGGTAACGTTTTGGGCCTGTGTTTCAATGTTATGGACAGGAGGCTGAGTGTTGGTGTCTGGcttcactggctgctgctgaaagtTCTGAAGCATCTGTTGAAGCTAAAAATACCAGAGATAAAGAGTGAAAGAAGAGTTAATAGAGAGGTCGAAGAGGTGTGCAAGCCATGATAATACAGGCGAAATTACTGTGGTCAAAGCTAATGCCGGCCTGCACacgaacacatacacacacacacacacacctgttgacCCTGTGAGGACTGAAAGAGCTGTGCCACAGCAGCAAAGGCATCAGAGTTTTGCAGCTGAACAGCAGATGTTGTGGTGGTGGAGTTTGCCGTTACTGCAGTAACTGGCTCTTTggctggaggtggagatgaacctaaggaaaaagaaacagcatGGACATGTATGTTAGTATGTTAGTATTTTCAGCAGCATATATTGCACAGATTGTGTTTTATGCAACATAAATTAAAATAGTAAAATTACAAATTCTCCACCAAGCAAGCGCATGTTATCATTATACACTACAGAAAGAAAcaacttgtttccaaaaaaaaaaaaaaaaaaacatcatacaaAAACATTGTGGAATCACTACTGCCACTACACCTAGTGAACAAACAAATTACCTGGCTCATCTGTGCCCATGTAGGGTGCAGCAGCACTGCTCGAGCCAGCTGCCATGTCCAGGAGTGGCTGAATGACCTCAATCTTGAACACCCCATTCTTCTGCCACAGGTTCAACACCCGCACAAGCTTACTCTacaaaggaaaacaagaacGCAAGGAAACAGGTGAAGGAAAGGGAATTACAGGAGGCTGGCAAAATCCTCCAACCCCTATTTGGCTCTATTGGTGACTACAACACTACAATCCACAAGCTAATCTATGTTAGTTAATATTCATCACAGTGAATTTTCCCCCTGTTCTTACCCTGTCCTCTACTGGGCACAGGCAGAGGTTCTCAAAAGTTCCCGTAATGTTTTTGGTGAATCTTGGACCAAACACATCCTTGTCGGCTCCAAACTGGTGTCTTGACTGTCTGACGATGGAATCCACCACATACAGGCCTGCTACCTTGTACTCAGGCTTACACTggagaaagcagaagaagaaaagggattTAAGTTTATTCATGTTTGCTGAGGAGAAGCTCAGGGATAACTGATCTGGGATGATTTAGACAAGCTTGTCTCACCTTTTTGATAAACTTTTCCACAATCTGGACCACATGTTTGTAGAGCTGAGAAAGATAGAAGCAAGTGAGCGAGTTAGCATGTAGATATTTGCTCAAATAAGGCATATCATTTTGGAAATACAGAGAATTTCACTCAAATATATATACAAGTAACTCTCAAACTGAAGAAATGCCAAGTCATTCTTACTTTCATAGCTTTGATGGCTGATTTGGTGATGGAGATCATCTTTGCCCGAGATATTGGGGGCTTGGAGTCCATCAATGAGAATAACTAGAGACAGAATAGAGAACAGATGAGTGAGACGGGGAGAGTCAcgaaacagaaagacagagtggaTACTGCTTAAGGATTTTTAGTGGGGATATTCATTTCAATTGCTTTTGATATTAAAATCCTCATCTTCCCATGCCAAAGAGACACATTTACAGGGCAAGCTCTTTATAATCGAAGGTTTCAGTGTAGCGGTGCAAGGCAATTtataaagagcaaaataaaaaacaactataaactattttttctgtgataaaataaattaacataAATTGACAACACATCCCTATTGGTGGTCCCAAAACTTGTTATCAAGGCAGTGGGCCTAAGTTTTGggtgtgtacatatatatatacataaaaggCTTATCGCAAATGTCCTTAAAGCTTAAAACATGCTTAAACAAGATGAGTTGAAAGGACAAATGCGATTGGATAAAGTAAACGCTCTTCAGATGAGTCTGGGTGCCAAACAAGCAGCTTTTTACAAGACCACAGTCTAAGAGAGGCAGCATCACGGCTGCAAGTTTAGTGGTGAGTGAGCTAATGAGCTGAAACCTCACTCAGagggagaatttgtgaaggagtgccttatcatcactgcagagctgctagcaccggacaaagtaaaattgttccaaagtgtcagtttttcTAGAACAATTCACAGACATGAAGTGAAGGGAAAACCTGTCATGcaaactcagtgacagcaagCGTCCAGCTACGatatctgaatatgctgctgaatGTGCAAAACTTCTTTGTGCATTTGgcgagaggtttcaggacatgaaaagtaaacaaaaggaactgaacatatctGCTACA
Above is a genomic segment from Chelmon rostratus isolate fCheRos1 chromosome 14, fCheRos1.pri, whole genome shotgun sequence containing:
- the scaf4a gene encoding SR-related and CTD-associated factor 4; translated protein: MDAVNAFNHELFSLMDSKPPISRAKMISITKSAIKAMKLYKHVVQIVEKFIKKCKPEYKVAGLYVVDSIVRQSRHQFGADKDVFGPRFTKNITGTFENLCLCPVEDRSKLVRVLNLWQKNGVFKIEVIQPLLDMAAGSSSAAAPYMGTDEPGSSPPPAKEPVTAVTANSTTTTSAVQLQNSDAFAAVAQLFQSSQGQQLQQMLQNFQQQPVKPDTNTQPPVHNIETQAQNVTTGLGMVALQPPLPTQPTHQKTAFDKKLLDRFDYDDEPEVGEEARKDEISSQPSLMQQPPAFLQHMEHFKPQMINMSQDISQQVPLPPNGQLQAFGLPPGQSFPIMMPHMGHNLPGQPLPGSTGPPGFPGVCPPHNTVQQQDLSMDMDRSSMRDGRHGRRSHSGSKSPKRRRSRSNSRTRRSRHRRSRSRSRDRRHHSPRSRSQERREREKERERRQKGLPPPKSETLSICSTTLWVGQLDKRTQQQDVACLLEEFGQIESINMIPPRGCAYIVMIHRQDAFRALQKLSRGSHKVNQKAIKIAWALNKGIKAEFKQYWDVELGVTYIPWSKIREAQLEELKEGGILDLDTLSPEWSGVRKTLDIPEELTHNGRSESQQPEETQVLPVAAAAAHLAQVPPMQQPMVGVGSLQPPVFPGPIGMPPPSFPPGVPPPPFIRPGFNPMQMPPGFPPPGAMPLGPPPSSKGGVEDPPQDPAGLGNRKNDEVLEGPNIFNNQMAPLGNQVGGPPGNLQPPTGGLLGARPGIIPLQRPPVPPPPHMQRFPPPHGPRPPHPNMPPLPPQMIPRGPHPQMMHHEPPPPKGGFGMPPPHNVRAPFPPHGHGPPPQGPPPPFIRPGGPRGLEGPEEMDGRSFRGDRPAFRDREPERDRDWDRDRDRERDRGFGGGRRPFGDGGRGGGGDRMDGRDRLGGWQEDGGNHRGGGWDRDRDRDRDRDRDRDRRDWRERRSTLDSERERGRGDDGERERGRGEGGERGRGEGGSRERGRGAESKEGDRPRRSERRERTTRWDRDDRLAELENMDRFRTSNSTQQPCLTPVVTAETSKEPSVEASQKKDESELLAPTPEVTTAAGEPMPSEPLPSAQSEPTESKQEAAS